DNA from Eucalyptus grandis isolate ANBG69807.140 chromosome 5, ASM1654582v1, whole genome shotgun sequence:
ACCTTTCTTTGCATGCCAAAATTCCTCCTAATGAAAATATATGCCTTTGAAAAGCATGCTCCATAAAGTTTCTAAGTATTTGATTAAACGTCATGCCTATTTACCAAGCATAGCCTTGTTAATAGTGATTAACTCTCTAAAGCCCATGCCTCCCTTGTCTTTTCTGGTATTCAAAATTTCCCACTTTTTCCAATGTAACCCAATCTTGGAGTCactatttttccaccaaaattttgcaattttttttatcaatggcTTTACAAATAGAAACGGAgattttaaaaatggacattACATATTGTGGCAAAGCTTGAACTATTATTTTCAATAGAAtttgttttcttgattttgaaactAGCTGTTCCTTTCATCCTTCCAATTTCATATTCATTCTCCccaaaatccaagcaaacatttgcTTCTTTGTGGCTCTGCAAACTGAAGGGATACCTAGGTACTTTACTACGTGgctaatttttgaaattctaAGTTCCCTTGCTATATTGTCCCTCAACAATTGAGGACACCTCTTGTTGAAATATATACCTGATTTATTCAGGATTACAGCTTGCCCAGAAGCATAACAGCACTGGTTAATTTTGGCATTCAACTATCAATCCAtctaaaaagaagataaaatcatCCATAAATAACAAGGCGGATAAAATTGGACATGATCCGTTCGACTTAATCCCCTTAATGCTCTCATTTGCCACTGCATTGTTTACTAAGGAAGATAGACAATTTGCCACCATAATAAAGAGGTATGATGATAGGGGTCACCTTGCCTGATTTCAtcgatttaaaaaaaggaaGTGGCTCTCCATTTAATTTTACACTCAAAGAAACTATAGTTACACATTGCATAACCTATCTTacccatttttcgcaaaagccCATTTTCAACATACAAGTGTCAAGGAAGTCCCCCTTCACTCTATCGCATGCCTTTTGCATATCTAGTTTAAGGACAGGTTGGAACTTTTTCTTCCTATTTTGGTATCCTCACTTGATGTAGGACTTCTTGTACAACAAGgatattgtcttgaatctgtctACCGCTCATGAATGCACTTTGTTCCTCATATATCAGCTTGGGTAGTCAAGGCTTTAATCTATCAGCTATAGTCTTAGAGATTATTTTACATACAAAATTGCAAAGATTAATAGGGTGAAACTAATCGAGTTTTTCTGGGTTTGGTATCTTTGGTACCAATGAAATATAGGTTCTGTTTAAAGCTGGTTCCATAATGCTCGATGAGAAAACATTCTTAACAGCCACAATAACATCATGTTTAATAATATTCTAGTGAGATTGAAAGAACATACCATTTAAACCATCACGAGGACCTGGGGCTTTAGTCGCTCCAAGTTGGAAAACTGCTGTTTGAATCTCCTCCATTGTCACATCAGTTAATAGGAGATTATTCAATTCAACTCGCACCGTACAAGGGCATAAACCAGCACTGGAGTTATATTTCTTGGGCCTACCGATATGTAGAGGTCCTGGAAATGAGCTGAAGCTGATTCCTCTCCCTTATCCACTCGCCTTCTAATGTTTGCAACATAGAGATTCTATTCATTTGCCTCATTTGGACAGTAGTTGCATGAAAATATTCCGTGCTTTTGTCCCCTCATTTCAATCATTTAATCCTTGACCTCAACCCCAAGTACATTTCTTTCCGTCTCCATAATTGTTCAATCTCCTCTTTGATGCTTTGAATTCTGGATCGGTCTTGCAAAAGGTGGGCATTATTTGTTAGGGCCACCTATTCTTTCTTGAGGGACTCAATTTTGCTATGTttgtttgaaaatttcttttgactCCACACGATCAAAGCCCTTGTGACTGCTCGTATTTTATCCTATAAACCTGCATTTCCCATAGCAAAAGAGTGCCATGCATGTTGAATGATATCCTTACACTCTTCATCGTCATTCCAATAGGCTTTGAACCAAaattcctttctcctttttactTGTATTGTCGAACAAACCAACAAAAGAGGGTTGTGGTCTGAATCTATCGTAGGAAAGGCAAAGGCTTTGGCCTCTGAAAATAAGAGCCTCCATTGTGGGTTACATAGCACCCTATCCAGTTTCTTTTTAACAAGGTTTTCCCCTTCTCTATTATTTGTCCAAGTGGTATACGCACCCCTTACGatcaatttccatcaaagagCAGTCGTTGAGACATTCTTGGAATGCATTGAGACGATATTTTTCAACCATTCTTCTTCCCACTTTTTCCCAATAATATAGGACTTCATTGAAATCCCCCAAACGAGATTAATTGGGTTTATACATGCATGTAAGTgttaaaattttagtttaactGTCGTACCTGTGGTTAATATTTAGTCCTTGCCACCTGCGGATGGGGGAATAGAGGTCTTTGTGGAAGGACCTTTCCCAACATAGTATGACTGAACTTTGTCAATTTTCCGATTAAGTATATaattcccccttttttttttttcttttttaacaattGAGTACCGCAACATTTCAAGTTATCCTCAATGTCAGCTTCCGTTTAGTACTTGACTGAAATTATCGATGTACAACTAACACCGTTAAACAACCACGAATTACGTTGGTGTGGGACTTATGTGGAAAAATTATTATCAAGTGGCAATTTTAACCAACGTGGAATcacgtctctccctctctgctCACCACCATCGCCGAAACTGTCCACCACAAATGCGACCACAACCAATGCCACACTCCACGACCACCATGCTGCCATCACCTTCACGACAGCCACCATTGACAGCCATGAGCCAACGCGACCACCAGCGCTAACCAAGAACGTTTTACATCTCCACCGCCATCAACCACCCAGGCGACCACCTCCTCCATTACCATCTCTCTCTGGGGCTAGTTGAGGTGGTGACATCGGACTTGAGGTGACAACCTCAAGCAAAGGTCGGGGATAGTGAAAGAGATAATCACAAGCTCTAGCGCAGCAGATGGGGACGGCACGTCATGGCCTCATGGCGTTAATGAGCTGCAGCAATGGCACTGTACCAGTTTGGATGACGGCTGAgtatggaagaagatgatgaagaggagaggaaaaaaataaataaaaaataatatattaatattaaaaaatattttctaatccATTTTCGAGTGGGCGATCCTATTTATCAATGTGCATTGTTTATAATGAATAAGTGAGCTAATatagtaaaatttttattttcttctaaattgTTATATTTACTTTATAATTTCAATTAGCCCTATTAATTTCTCGAAGATTATACTATATATTTAAGGAAACCAAAAGCTAGTAGAAAACAGTGAAGAGTTGAAGATTACTATTCTTGTGCTCCCTGTGTAACAAAGATCTTGCGTTCTCTCTGCCAAAGCCAGCTCCTCCCGATGCTGCAAGCAACTACAAAAACATCAACCTCTCACACCAACTGTAAGTCATTCTTTCACCTGTAACTTTCCCAAAGGGAAGTGGTTGCTCGTGTCCGGTCAAAGAACTCTCATGGGAGATATTAAGCGAGACTCTCAAGCAGCATTTGCCCATGCCTCATTGCTAAAGGGTGACTACCACTGTGATTTGGACATATAGCTAAATACGTAAAGTATATAAGCAGAATTACAGTCAAGAGAGATCTACCTACATGAATTAGTGGaacaataaataaagaaacttaaCGGTAAAAACATATATCAGAGAAACATCAACCAAAGGCAGAGGCATGGTTGTTGCATCTCCTAGTGAATATCTTCTACATGTACTTCAAAAAGCTGTGAACTAGCATGCTTTTCTTCctatttcatgaagaagtaaGGCTGTGAGTTTAGCCACATCGCTCTCCAGTGAAACCCCTTTGATCATTTCCACTCTGCAAAAGACAGAAGATAAttctatttgaatattttgtgaaGACTTCTTCATTGAAGGGGTAATCATTGTAATTTATGGGTCATGTGGAGTGAAGAAAGATACCACGAAGCCATACCTGTATGCTAGCTTATAAACATCTATACAATTTAGGAAGTAATGAATACTAAAAAAACTTAATTGCGAATCAGATCACAATGTGACACGAACCTACATattcacatgtaaattaatGAGAGAACTCTGTTTTACCCTACAGATGACAATAGTACTTTCTAGTGGTCAAAGAATTGCACCATTCCTAACCAGATGTCAAAACAGATCTCTTCAAAGCTTTTTATACCTGTATCCTTGAAAGAAACTAGTTCTTCGAATAAGACCAGAATGAAGTAATGATATGTACTCAAAACAGCAAAATGAAAAGTAACTCAAGGACAATGAGTGTTTTCGAGTAGCATTTCAGGTAACTAGTAAAACAgtagaacaaaagttttaaccagtttttttttttttttggtaaaaagttCTAACCAGTTCATGCAGacattttggaagaaaattatCCACACAATGAAAAAGTTCAAGGTGGCAAAAGAACGTGAATAATCCAACAAAAAACCATAACCTTTTCTCTTAATGCACCACAGCTTCAAATTTAATGCCAAATGCAACTTTAAATTGGGTAAAGTGTTAATCTTCCCATGCACAAACTGAAACCTACAGCAACCAAACGAAGTTCATGTGTGATTAGGGCTATGAATCAAAATGCACTCCCAATTCCAACTTTCatctattggaaaaaaaataggaatcCCGCAAGGTAGTGCTGGTATATAAAGCAGAGGTAGTgtgaaataaatttcaacatgagCAGGACTGGTTCTCCATTGTGGTGAGGGAGACTTAGGCAATTGAGAAAATAGATAGCACAAAAATTATGGACTTCAACCCCACacaacacaaattcatcaacaGGAAATGTAAAAGAATCTTAGGGAGACAGACCTTTTAGGATAATGAAAACTGCAAATCGAGAGTTGATTAATCCCCATCAAAAGAACTCGTGCGATACATAAACAAGCATTGATAATTGAGTCAAATTTGCTAGTCCATTGAGactttattttgcttttatGACTACCAGATTCTATCACTGGCACCTGTTGAACTTGAACAAGACAGAACCTGAGAGTACTAATTTTGGCGCTAttaagttactttaattgagtttcctttattatcagagttttatttcctttttttacttacataagggtaTTATTGTCATATACagtttatattcaatataaatacaatgggtgtagggtttcgTAACTACGAAAATCCACagcccctctttctttctttacgttctccttctcttcttctctattccttctctcttcttctttctctcttgctaTTCGCTGCGGGTTTTCTAATCAGCTTTGTGACATGGTATCGAAAGCAGGTCTAACTATCGATTACTTAATCATATTGCTGGTTTGAGAGTCTAGTAACCCTACTTCTTCTCTCAGTGCGTAGCCACCTAAAGCTGCAATTTTTATCTGTTTTCTCTTCAAGTCTCGATACATATGAGATCGAAGATATCGGATTCATCGGGTTCGGTTTATGAACATGGATTACAACACTTGCTGATCAGCGGATTCAAGAATCAGAGTATTCTATTGATTATGGTTGACTAGTCTTGCTGGTTTTCCATCAAacatataattatttgaatcgagatttctggTCAGATATTTTTTTCTATACAGCAGTCTCTATTTGTGAGTTTTATCCCTTTGGTTAATTGATGGAGCCAATTGCATCTGATTATACATTAGCGTTGCTGCTTTGTTACTTGCACTAAAGTTTCAGCCTCCTTGATTAGTGGTAGATATACTTATATTGAGATTATCATCATGAGTGATACTAAGGCTCCTACAGATAGTGTCAACGTTCAAATTAccactattaaattaaatggatcCTCTAATTACTTGTTATGGGCCCAAGCTATGAAGGTCTATATTAATGCCAAAGGGAAACTTCATTATCTTACCCTGAGACCCTCGATGAAAATTCTAGAGACTATAATGGTTGGATGAGAGAGAATGATACACTTCTGGTGTGGTTATGGAATAGCATGGAACCATCCATCGCTGCTAATGTCATGTTCCACACAACCGCTAAAGGAGTGTGGGATGATCTTATGGAGAGTTACTCACAAGACAAAAATATGTCTAGAGTTTATGAACTATATgagaagatttttaattttaaacggGAGACAAGTCTCTTGGAGAATATTATAGTGCTTTGAAAGGTATGTGGGAAGAACTCAATCTTTATCAGCCCATCACTACGATCTTGAGAGACTAAAGACACAACGAGCTGAATTTCAAGTGGCCAAATTTTTATCGGCTTGAATGCCGACTTGACTGTGAAGAGTCAGCTTCTTGCTGGAGAGAGAGTTCCTTCTATGAATGAAGCATTTTGTCGAATTCAACGCATTGTCCCTccgtcttctacttcatctaAAGACAATTCAGCATTTGTGGCTGGTAGTGGTGGTCGTGGTCGTGGTGGATTTTCCAATAGAGGTCGTGGTTTCGGGGGTAGTCATTCTtgtggtatatgtggatgatataattGTCTCTGGTAGTGATGTGACTGGCATTTTTGAGATTAAGTCCTTTCTTCCGCAGCAATTTCAGATTAAGGACTTGGGAACTCTTAGATATTTTCTGGGAATTGAAGTTTTACGAAGTaaaaaatgtattaatttgtcTCAACGAAAGTATGTTCTTGATCTTTTGTCTGAGACAGGTACACTAGCTTCCAAGCCAGTTGATACTCCTATGgatccaaatcaaaagtttggagttgatgatggaaaagaaattgaagacaagcATCAATATCGGCGTCTAGTTgggaaactaatttatcttctTGTTACATGTCCCgatatttcttttgctgttggCGTGATGAGTCAGTTTATGGAGTCACCTAAGAAAGCTCATTGGGATGCTGTATGTCGCATTCTTCGATATCTTAAAAGCTCTCCTGGTAAGGGATTCATTTATAAATCTAGTGGTTCTTCCACTTTGGttggctattctgatgctgattgggctgggtCAACATATGATCGACGGTCTACAACTGGGTATTGCACTTTTATTGGTGGTAATTTGGTTACTTGGAGAAGCAAGAAACAAACTACCATTGCCAGGTCTAGTGCAGAGGCTGAATATCGTGCTATGGCACATACTGTAGCCGAATTGTTGTGgttgaaatctcttctccaggagcttggattttctattaatcaacCTATTGACATGATgtgtgataatcaagcagccATTTATATTGCTAGGAATCCTGTTTTTCAAGAGCAAActaagcatatagaagttgacTATCACTTTGTTCGTGATCTTTGTGAAGCGAAGTTGGTTGCTACTCCTTACGTTGCCTCTAGAGATCAATTTGCTGATATGTTTACCAAAGCATTATTTTGTCTTGCTTTTGTTGCTAGTTGTTCCAAGCTAGGCATGGGTGACCTATATGCtctagcttgagggggagtgttaagttactttaattgagtttcctttattatcagagttttatttcctttttttacttacataagggtaTTATTGTCATATACagtttatattcaatataaatacaatgggtgtagggtttcgTAACTACGAAATCCACagcccctctttctttcttttacgttctccttctcttcttctctattccttctctcttcttctttctctcttgctaTTCGCTGCGGGTTTTCTAATCAGCTTTGTGACAGGCGCCACAAGCAAACTAACCACACTTGGCACTGTCAATTTGTTGAAGAGCTCCAGCAACATTGCAAAAGAACATGAGGTAAAGTTGAATTTCATCCAAAGATGAAGAAGCTTTTGTTAATTCTCATAGACCTGATGAAGGAACAAAGAGGGACCGTGAGAATGCAAATAGAGGGGTCGAGGAGAAGAGTTGATAGGACGTTCTAGAATAGCACCAACTTTAGTTCGTAATCAACAATGAGGAGGCAGGGCGGGTAACCATTTTTTGCCTAGCAAGGCTCCGACAAGGTCGCCAGCCATCGCCAAGCTCGAGGACCAattaaaggaggaaaaagaagaaaataaaataaaatacaatatcttgatttaaaaaaaaattcccaggaacaaagaagtaacttttttcgACTTATTAGttatgttccaaatcttttccataatcactaatctattcccatgaataaaaaaattagctaacattaccaaatgatttttttttctctttttattccagcaaacaaaagaatagaaatagtcaAGAATTAACCGATTACTAAAcaatgccttcattttcttccaatttcaACTCACCCTCTAACGTGAAATGGAGGAGCATAGGAAGCATGGAATTTGTCCTCCGATCCCTCGACACGTCTTGGCATCACAATCTTCGCTGAATAAGATCTAGTCCTTTCCTCCGCATCACTTGTTTACCTTTTCAATGCTTCAACACTATTTTAAGAGTCCCAGCTTTGGGTCCTGCTTTTGTGGACTTCAATACTCTAGGGGAGTTCCTGATGCGATCAATTCAAATGACATGACGACTCAGTTTCAAGAATTGATTGAAGATTTCTTGCTCCATTCCCTTCAACACCTTAAATGAGTCCAAAGTGAAGCAAGGGAGAAGGGTGGAATACTACGGATTTGTTGCAGAGAGATGGTTAGTATTGCGGGTTTGAAAAGTGGATAGCTATTTCAGTTATGTATTAGTTACATGTATTCATTTACTTTGCAAGAATGACTAAAAATACAGCTAAAAGAggtatgaaaatattatttgcatgaaaattgaaattattccCAATGAGTCATGGGGAAAAATGTCTTATTCAGTAGCAATAAAAAGGCTCTGCACAAACTGTATGGGCACCCCATTCACCTGTTACTACCAGAAACTTTGCCGCGAGTGCGGGAGATAACTAAATATATTAGCCTCATTCTTGACTAAGAGGGATTTATCTCTTCATACAGCTATTTGCAGGAGGAGTCAAGTAGTCATGGATTGTAACTAATGTAACAAACTATCATTTAAAATTGTTAATGGTCATTAATACGGTTGTTAAGTTGCATTATAGATGCCTAGAAAATGTCAATAAATCGTGTAAGATTTTATACTTATAGATGTAATATTAACCCTATTCTTCCCGACACATGTAGCTCAAACAACACCCTCATTAGGGGAAGATCATCATATTCAAGTTTTAGGTCCCACTCCATTATCGTACTACTGAGACTTCTAttcctttaaattttaagtAATTAACTTTTAagttcttttgacaaaaaaaaaaatgtcctaaGAAAACTAGTTACAAGAATCGTCTCCTAATGACAATCTTCTACATGTACTTCAAAAAGCTGCTTACATGcttctctttctatttcttgcaGAGTAAAGGCCACGAATCAAAATAGCCAAATCATTCTCTAGTGAAACCTCTTTTATCATTTCCACATTGCAAAAAACACAAGATATGTCTATATGACTATCTTGTGAAGCCTTCATTGAAAAAGTAACCTTTGTAATCTATGAACCGTGTGAGAGGGAATAAAGACATTGCACAGTATGCTATGTTATAAACATCTAATGCAAGCTAGCAAGTGATGAATCTGAAGAAAGCTTTATTGCGAATCAGATCACAACGTGACACGACTCTAAAGAATGACGAGTTTAGATCTCTTGGATATCTATCATATTCACATGTAAACAAATGATAGAGCTCTGTTTTACCCAACATATGACAACATACTTTCTAGTAGTCAAAAAATTGCAACATTCCTGACCAGATGTCAAAAGAGTCAGTTCTTCAAAATTTACACCTCTAACCTTGAAAGAGAACTAGTTCTTCAAATAACGCCAGAATGAAGTCATGCTTTCTAAACATAACGGCAAGATAAAAAGTAACTAAAGGGCGAGGAGAGAGTCAGCATTTTGTTGACCAAGTAAAACAGGAGGAGAAAAAATCTAACACAGTTTATGTAGACATTTTTGGAGACAACTCTCCAGTCTTGACATAATGTGCAAGTTTAAGGAGACCAAAGAACATGAATAGTCCAACAAAAAACCATAATCTTTTCTCTTAGAGCACACATAGCTTCAAATGAAATGCCAAGTGTAACTTACATTTGCGAAAAGTGTTAAACTTGGTAAGCACAACCCAAAACCTACAACAAGCGAACTAACTTCAAGTAAGCATCGTcatgaatataaattaaaatgtaCTCTaagatccagctttcatcattAGAAAAAAGGAATCCTAAAAGGATGTGCCACAATGTTACTGTCAGAGATACTGTGAAATTCATCTTCAACGTAAATCCATTGTGGTCGGTATTAAGACTCGAGCAATTGGGAGCCGAGGCCAAATATTAGGAAGATGTGAGAAAATAGATGGCACAAGAGTTATGGACTTCAACCCCACACAACACAAAAAAATCCaccagaaaagcaaaagaactcTTAGGGAGACAGACCTCTTAGGATACTAAAAACTGCAAAATGAAGAGTTGACTAATcactattaaaagaaatatttcaCTACTTGTGCAATACATAAGAATAAATCAATAACTGATCAATTGTGCTAGAACACTGAGATATTATTGTGTTCTTATGACTACCAATTTCTATTACTAACATCTGTTCAACTTGGACAACACATACAACATGAGAATACTAATTTTGGCACCACAAACAAAGTAATCTCACTCAGTACTGTCGATTTGTTGAAGAGATCCAGCAAAATTGTAAGAGAACATTAGGTGAAGTCAAATTTCATCCAGAGATGAAGAAGCTTTTGTTGCATCTCATGGACCTGATGAAGAGACAGAAAAGCTCTAAGAATGTAGTAGAGGACAAGAATTGATGGGACTTTTCAAAAAAGGACCAACTTTCAATTCCAAATCACAAAAAAGGAGGCAGGGAAGGtacctttcttttgtttgggggggcttcttttcttttaccaagCGATACTTACTTCTCTAAGGcaggtttcttttattttaccaAGCAGTACTTCCTTCTCTCTAAATGTCGCAATTTCTACCTCTCTGTGAGGGAGATGGAGAGTAGCTATTTCCAAGGCTCTGGGTTCTCACTTAATTTAGTTCTGCAGAAGGGATATCTTACTTGTGAAtagcttccttttttttatggtgGGATCAAAGCCATAAGGAAAGTGATAATACTCAATTCTCAACAGAAATCCCTGCATGGAGCCAGTGGATGGCAATGCCATCCAATGCAAGATATCCTCCCAAGTCTCCAACTTTCCACATGCCCAACTCATACAGCTGAGAAATACTTGAACTCCTTGGCCTCCTAGACAAAACCAAAGCTGATAAAAAAAAGCCATGGATTCCACATGAATTCATTGTCTATTACATCATAAAAGCAAGCCCACATTAAATAGTGCTTGTGTTGGCTAATCCACTCTCATCAATGCTTAACATAATGAGCAAATTCAGGATCTTTAAAGGTTCATGACAGGAGAAATAAACTTATGCCCTCACTACCAATAATCCCCACAAGAGCATATGCCACTCTTGAAGTGATGAAAGCGGTTGGAATCTCTCACAACAATCTCACGATCAACAATCTTTGCAATCAGTTTAATTGCATAATGACAATCCCCACAAATGCGAAGATTCTTCATTACAGTTATCGTACTACCCTCAACAGTAGTaatcaatgcaaatgcaatagcAAGCCTTTCACTATGGTAAAATAATGACTCTTCCTTCTGCTCATCTTCCACGTCATGGAGAGAGAACCTCTTATCTGGAAGATAACCCAATTCCTTCAACTTCATATTCAACCAATCCAGCTTCCAATATATGTTCTCACTCAAAGAGTGGGATTTATCCCCAGAAAGAAATATATGCTTTTGCCCCTTTATAGTAACCCAACTTCTACCTGGTTGCTTCACAATCCCTTTATCCCTCATAGTCACTCTTAATCGCAAGACATCACCCCATCTATTAGCAGAAGCATAGAAGTTGGACAGTAAAACATAAGCAGCACTACAATGTGGTTCTAGGTCAAGAATATAGTTTGCAGCTCTTTCTGCCAAATCTAGGTTAGAACGCATCCTACAAGAACTAAGCAAAGCAAGCCACACTATGGAGTTAGTTTTAAGGGGCATGTTTCTTACAAAATCCTCTGCTTCCTCTAGCTTCCCACATCGTCCTAGAACATCCACCATACATGCATAATGCTCGTGTTTCAATTCGATAGAAGTGTTCTCACTAAAATATCTGAACAAGCATCTCCCCTTTTGTAACATCCTAGAATGACTACACGAAGAAAGCAGTCCCGTGAGTGTGATCTCATCTGGTTGTACCAGTCCACGTATCATTTGGCTAAACAACTCCATAGCCCACATCCCTCGGCCATGTTGTGCACACCCGCAAATAATGGCATTCCAGGTGACGATGTTCTTCTCCTTGAGTCTTTTGAACACTACAACAGCATCATCAACAGCCCCACACTTACTATACATGACTACAAGAGAATTACCAACAAATACATCACTTCCCAATTGCAGCTTTACAGCTGAAGCATGGACCTCCTTACCTCGATCTAGAGACTCTAAACTACAGCAAGAATTTAGAGCGCTTACAAATGAAGATTGATTAGGAAGAACGCTTGTTCTCATCATGTCATTGAACACCTTCAGGCCATCTTCATGCCTGCCATTCAAGCCATAACCAGTTAGAAGAGCCGTAAATATGACCACATTCCTATGCACTGCTTCATCGAAGACTTGGGTTGCTTTCTCAATTCGCTTGCAGTTAGCATAGAACGTGATAAGAGAAGCACATACAAATACGCTAAGGCAGAATCCTGACTTGAGAACGTGACCATGAATCTGCATGCCAAGAGGAAAAGACAATGCATTTGCACAGGCACTCAATGCACACGTCAAAGTACTCGGATTGGGCACAACACCATACTTGAACATTCTCTCAAATACATTTAAAGCTTCTTCACTCTTACCGTTTTGGTCAAGCCCGCCAA
Protein-coding regions in this window:
- the LOC120293886 gene encoding secreted RxLR effector protein 161-like, which encodes MSQFMESPKKAHWDAVCRILRYLKSSPGKGFIYKSSGSSTLVGYSDADWAGSTYDRRSTTGYCTFIGGNLVTWRSKKQTTIARSSAEAEYRAMAHTVAELLWLKSLLQELGFSINQPIDMMCDNQAAIYIARNPVFQEQTKHIEVDYHFVRDLCEAKLVATPYVASRDQFADMFTKALFCLAFVASCSKLGMGDLYALA